In a single window of the Antedon mediterranea chromosome 1, ecAntMedi1.1, whole genome shotgun sequence genome:
- the LOC140060831 gene encoding tRNA-dihydrouridine(16/17) synthase [NAD(P)(+)]-like gives MEKLEGYEFWKTTLKEAKLVVAPMVDQSELAWRLLSRRHGAQLCYTPMFHASVFVRDAHYRRENLVTCPEDRPLIVQFCANDPETFVKAAKLAEPYCDAIDLNLGCPQSIAKRGHYGAFLQEDWDLISKMIQLAHKELSVPITTKIRIFEEQTKTVEYAKMLVKAGCQLLTVHGRTREMKGPTTGVADWNSIKKVKEAISIPVFSNGNLQYYADVQRCLDETGVDGVMSAEGNLYNPSIFEDKDPPASWEMSDEYLSIVEKYPCSLSFVRGHLFKLWHKSLEVHCDLRILMARAKSIAALTEVCQELKERGLKDKKLMEECGKREKVPYWICQPYIRPSPEVTAKRKLDKNRKRPLLTELDGQIDLTLSRKQQKRQVRQPHKNFKEKGMKFSPCLECGNPKGLKCIFDLCKACCKRKAHKAMVDCVGHNLLFKTKMERRLIWEANQKLKTEQKEDCNGTNCDTEKGSKDETDAPQDLGDKGDNNKAKLNSETKQDLCETHDTNLTMKSGTHENIQKEETVNKEPILDQELKANNK, from the exons ATGGAAAAACTGGAAGGATACGAGTTCTGGAAGACGACCTTGAAAGAAGCAAAGCTGGTAGTAGCCCCAATGGTTGATCAAAGTGAGCTGGCTTGGCGATTGTTAAGCCGGAGGCACGGTGCTCAACTATGCTACACCCCAATGTTTCATGCCTCGGTCTTTGTAAGAGATGCTCATTACCGACGTGAAAATCTTGTTACCTGCCCAGAAGACAGACCTCTAATAGTACAG TTTTGTGCAAATGACCCAGAAACCTTTGTGAAAGCAGCAAAATTAGCAGAACCATATTGTGATGCCATTGACCTAAACCTAGGATGCCCTCAGTCAATAGCAAAACGAG GCCACTATGGAGCGTTCTTACAAGAAGATTGGGATCTTATATCAAAAATGA TTCAGTTAGCCCACAAGGAATTAAGTGTGCCAATTACAACCAAGATCAGAATTTTTGAGGAACAGACAAAGACAGTTGAGTATGCAAAAATGCTTGTGAAAGCTGGTTGCCAGCTTCTGACTGTACATGGTAGAACAAGAGAGATGAAGGGACCCACGACTGGAGTGGCAGATTGGAACAGCATCAAGAAAGTCAA ggaGGCTATATCTATACCTGTTTTCTCAAATGGCAATCTTCAATATTACGCTGATGTTCAGAGATGTCTGGATGAAACTGGAGTAGACGGAGTCATGTCAGCTG AGGGCAATCTGTACAATCCTTCAATATTCGAAGATAAAGACCCCCCAGCTTCGTGGGAAATGTCAGATGAATACTTATCTATTGTTGAAAAATACCCTTGTTCTTTGTCTTTTGTCCGAGGTCATCTTTTTAAACTGTGGCATAAAAg TCTTGAGGTTCATTGCGACTTAAGAATCCTGATGGCCAGAGCTAAAAGTATTGCAGCTTTGACTGAGGTTTGTCAAGAGTTAAAAGAAAGGGGActtaaagataaaaaattaaTGGAAGAATGTGGAAAAAGAGAAAAAGTTCCATACTGGATCTGCCAGCCATATATTAGACCAAG TCCTGAAGTTACAGCAAAAAGAAAATTAGACAAAAACAGGAAGCGCCCACTTTTGACAGAATTAGATGGTCAAATTGATCTAACACTGTCCAGAAAGCAACAAAAACGTCAAGTCAGACAACCACATAAGAATTTCAAGGAAAAAG GAATGAAATTCTCTCCTTGTCTTGAATGTGGAAATCCAAAAGGTTTGAAATGTATATTTGATCTGTGTAAAGCCTGCTGTAAAAGGAAAGCACATAAAGCAATGGTTGACTGTGTAG GGCATAATTTACTCTTCAAGACAAAAATGGAAAGACGACTAATATGGGAAGCTAATCAGAAACTGAAGACAGAACAAAAGGAAGATTGCAATGGAACAAACTGTGATACAGAAAAGGGCAGCAAAGATGAAACAGATGCACCTCAAGATCTTGGTGACAAAGGCGACAACAACAAGGCAAAACTAAACTCTGAAACAAAACAAGATCTATGTGAAACACACGACACTAATTTAACAATGAAATCTGGAACACACGAAAATATCCAAAAAGAAGAAACTGTCAACAAAGAACCAATATTAGATCAAGAACTGAAGGCAAACAACAAATGA
- the LOC140060821 gene encoding thioredoxin domain-containing protein 11-like gives MVWTVGLDRLTRPLIKRFKKGLYLVCTHIWKLVSRIVLKMAKSPQTWCFVVAFIFTLLAMKPSGFSSSRNVDPIPMPQRVFQKGSPVLEFSDGNMVAVEELLKFREVDFVMVMFYAHWDGTSLSAAQEFENVARKMVCKDVKFFAVNCWWPYGVCARQRVLNYYPMFTLIHQTLGELEYTGLLKEKSMTMFLQRVINPFTFIEDKQSLKLFSAEHDVSVIAYFNFLPSLNGTLQEPSGFVSFFKASVRAVVKDPINPIVFGIITNNQVARSLSMIRSQDTQLRRMLNVSLVYPRHLPYNSKMIVSWAYKHQQKAVKWLVPTLRKSLIFSSLFSKGPTLLFFTPHQEETMFGNNFHLLRTVALDYWNCKNSSNIWDAIQMIHSERQKMLEERNLNGSLDLECCSTLSNNQRIQYLSHYNTCEVCEHSSQHQAIQTNNCKVNSAIFSKSLEFFGTRIFSGPSLCLNWLNNYNPFSEIRVCCKKVDLIGRNRYSQSIHACSCNGGMNTEAIFNPNSKEKFIDNIYRKQSYSDAHRWSEFTGLGCKTNKTLDFYAIRSDMFWSIAEHLGLRKSKDDISTSAVIIDKQYEMQHVLQPTTTLSVDSLQNFILKFTNDDLQRFLRSSAVPDVGVPHQGVSSNVFIQEVTTETFHQIVLNNTQDVMLLYYAPWCGLCFRIFHLYLSFAKLLQNVGLHEVLVSRIDGDANDLPWQFSVSTYPTIIFFPVGQANNSVKLPEKEQITVLSLVKFTLKHTTQSI, from the exons ATGGTATGGACCGTAGGCCTTGATAGGCTCACTAGGCCTTTgattaaaagatttaaaaaaggtttataTCTGGTTTGCACACACATCTGGAAACTTGTTTCAAGGattgttttgaaaatggcaaAGAGTCCACAAACATGGTGTTTTGTTGTGGCATTTATATTCACATTGCTAGCTATGAAACCTTCAGGGTTTAGTAGTAGTAG aAATGTTGATCCTATTCCAATGCCACAACGTGTCTTTCAAAAAGGTTCACCTGTGTTAGAGTTTTCTGATGGTAACATGGTGGCAGTGGAGGAACTTTTAAAATTCAGAGAAGTTGACTTTGTGATGGTAATGTTTTATGCTCACTGGGATGGCACCTCTTTGAGTGCTGCACAAGAGTTTGAAAATGTCGCTAGAAAAATGGTCTGCAAG GATGTGAAATTCTTTGCTGTCAATTGCTGGTGGCCCTATGGCGTTTGTGCCCGTCAGCGAGTCCTCAACTACTACCCCATGTTCACTCTGATCCACCAAACTCTTGGCGAGCTTGAATACACCGGACTACTGAAGGAAAAGAGTATGACCATGTTTCTCCAACGTGTCATAAATCCGTTTACGTTCATAGAAGATAAGCAAAGTCTGAAATTGTTTTCTGCTGAACATGAT gTTTCAGTAATTGCCTATTTCAACTTTTTACCTTCATTGAATGGAACATTACAGGAACCATCTGGTTTTGTATCCTTTTTCAAAGCTTCCGTAAGAGCAGTAGTAAAAGATCCAATTAATCCTATCGTATTTGGGATCATAACAAACAATCAGGTGGCTAGAAGTCTTTCAATGATCCGTTCACAAGATACTCAGCTAAGACGGATGTTAAATGTATCATTA GTTTATCCAAGGCATTTACCATATAATAGCAAGATGATAGTATCTTGGGCATATAAACATCAACAAAAG GCTGTAAAGTGGCTAGTCCCAACACTCAGAAAAAGTTTGATTTTCTCCAGTCTATTTTCAAAAGGCCCAACACTATTATTTTTTACACCACATCAAGAAGAAACAATGTTTGGCAATAATTTTCATTTA ttaAGGACAGTGGCATTAGATTACTGGAATTGTAAAAACTCATCCAACATTTGGGATGCAATTCAGATGATCCACTCAGAGCGGCAAAAAATGCTGGAGGAAAGAAACCTCAATGGCTCACTAGATCTTGAATGTTGTTCAACGCTTAGCAACAACCAAAGAATACAGTATTTAAGTCACTATAACACGTGTGAAGTTTGTGAGCATTCCTCGCAACATCAAGCAATTCAGACAAACAATTGTAAAGTCAACTCTGcaatattttcaaaatctttAGAGTTTTTTGGAACTCGTATTTTCTCAGGACCAAGTTTGTGTTTAAATTGGCTGAACAACTACAATCCATTCAGTGAAATAAGAGTATGCTGCAAAAAGGTTGATCTAATTGGTCGAAATAGATACTCACAGTCTATACACGCCTGCAGTTGTAATGGTGGAATGAATACAGAGGCTATATTTAATCCAAATTCAAAAGAAAAATTTATAGATAATATTTATAGAAAACAATCATACAGTGATGCACATAGGTGGAGCGAGTTTACGGGCCTTGGATGCAAGACTAATAAAACGCTAGATTTTTATGCCATTCGCTCAGATATGTTCTGGTCAATTGCAGAGCATCTAGGATTGAGAAAATCTAAAGATGACATTAGTACATCAGCGGTTATTATTGATAAACAG TATGAAATGCAACATGTTCTGCAACCAACTACAACATTATCTGTGGATTCATTACAAAATTTTATCTTAAAATTTACCAACGACGACCTACAACGGTTCTTAAGAAGTTCAGCAGTGCCGGACGTAGGCGTCCCGCATCAAGGTGTGTCGTCAAATGTATTTATACAGGAGGTTACAACTGAAACATTTCATCAAATAGTTTTAAACAATACACAA GACGTGATGTTATTGTACTATGCACCCTGGTGTGGACTATGTTTTAGAATTTTCCATCTTTACCTAAGTTTTGctaaattattacaaaacgTTGGTCTTCATGAAGTTCTTGTATCAAG AATTGATGGTGATGCAAATGATCTTCCGTGGCAGTTTTCAGTTTCTACATATCCTACAATAATTTTCTTCCCAGTAGGCCAGGCTAACAACAGCGTCAAATTACCAGAAAAAGAACAAATAACTGTATTAAGTCTTGTTAAATTTACACTAAAACACACCACGCAGTCAATATGA
- the LOC140060844 gene encoding large ribosomal subunit protein uL3-like encodes MSHRKFSAPRHGSLGFLPRKRSRRHRGKVKAFPKDDASKPIHLTAFIGYKSGMSHIVREVDKPGSKVNKREVVEGVTIIETPPMIIVGVIGYIETPRGMRSLKTVWAQHLSNDCKRRFYKNWYCAKKKAFTKASKKWEDEVGKKEIDKDFNMLKKYCSVIRVIAHTQMKLMNHRQKKAHIMEIQVNGGDIASKVDWARDKLEKSVPVSEVFGMDEMIDIIGVTKGKGFKGVTSRWGTKKLPRKTHKGLRKVACIGAWHPARVGYGVARAGQKGYHHRTEINKKVYRVGKGYHMEDGKLIKGNGTTAGDVTEKSINPMGGFPHYGEVKNDFLMVKGGVMGPKKRVLTLRKSLLVHTKRAAMEKITLKFIDTTSKFGHGRFQTHSEKQAFMGPLKKDKPKEATA; translated from the exons ATG TCGCACAGAAAATTCTCGGCACCACGCCATGGCTCCTTGGGTTTCTTGCCACGCAAGAGGAGTAGACGCCACAGAGGAAAGGTGAAGGCTTTCCCAAAAGATGATGCATCAAAACCAATTCACTTGACAGCATTTATTGGATACAAGTCCGGCATGTCCCACATTGTACGAGAAGTTGACAAACCAGGATCAA agGTGAACAAGAGGGAAGTTGTAGAAGGTGTAACAATCATTGAAACTCCACCAATGATCATCGTCGGTGTAATTGGATACATTGAGACACCCAGAGGAATGAGGTCATTGAAGACAGTCTGGGCTCAACATTTGAGCAATGACTGTAAAAGACGCTTCTACAAAAACTG GTACTGTGCCAAGAAGAAGGCATTTACCAAGGCATCCAAGAAGTGGGAGGATGAAGTTGGAAAGAAGGAGATTGACAAGGATTTCAATATGTTGAAGAAATACTGCTCTGTCATCAGAGTTATTGCTCACACCCAG ATGAAGTTGATGAACCATCGACAGAAGAAAGCTCACATCATGGAGATACAGGTGAATGGAGGTGACATTGCTTCCAAGGTTGATTGGGCAAGAGACAAACTGGAGAAGTCTGTACCAGTGTCTGAGGTTTTTGGAATGGATGAAATGATTGATATCATTGGCGTTACCAAAGGAAAGGGCTTCAAAG GTGTAACATCTCGTTGGGGGACCAAGAAGTTGCCACGCAAGACGCACAAAGGTCTGCGCAAGGTTGCATGTATTGGTGCATGGCATCCTGCCCGTGTGGGCTACGGTGTCGCACGTGCCGGACAGAAGGGTTACCATCACCGAACTGAGATCAACAAGAAGGTTTATCGTGTTGGTAAGGGGTACCACATGGAAGATGGTAAGCTGATCAAGGGCAATGGAACAACCGCTGGTGATGTTACCGAGAAGTCTATCAACCCAATG ggtgGATTTCCTCATTATGGTGAAGTGAAAAATGACTTCCTGATGGTGAAAGGTGGTGTGATGGGACCAAAGAAGCGTGTTCTTACTTTAAGAAAG TCGCTCCTTGTTCATACCAAACGTGCTGCTATGGAGAAGATCACTTTGAAATTCATTGATACAACTTCCAAATTTGGTCATGGACGTTTCCAGACCCACAGTGAGAAGCAAGCCTTTATG GGACCTCTCAAGAAAGACAAGCCAAAAGAAGCAACAGCATAG